A part of Bacillus horti genomic DNA contains:
- the bshB2 gene encoding bacillithiol biosynthesis deacetylase BshB2 encodes MKKERHVLLVFPHPDDEAFGTSGTSLMHHENGTPVTYACLTLGQMGRNFGAPQIANRETLPVVRKEELKAACEVMKIKDLRLLGFHDKTLEFLDPERVADPIEELLNEINPSLVITFYPGYAVHPDHDACGEAVVRAVRRLPEEKRPTVHAIAITNDRFDVLGQPDVMYPVDQYIDQKIKAIQAHRSQFHEAAAIFDQKIKEGDKDAIQWLSYERFWTYPL; translated from the coding sequence ATGAAAAAAGAGCGTCATGTGCTATTAGTGTTTCCTCATCCTGATGACGAGGCATTTGGAACGTCAGGGACAAGCTTAATGCATCATGAAAATGGGACTCCAGTAACTTACGCTTGCTTAACATTGGGACAAATGGGGCGTAATTTTGGTGCTCCACAAATTGCGAATCGAGAAACACTTCCTGTTGTGCGTAAGGAAGAGCTTAAGGCAGCCTGTGAAGTGATGAAAATTAAGGATCTACGTCTACTAGGTTTCCATGATAAAACCTTAGAGTTTCTTGATCCGGAACGTGTGGCTGATCCAATTGAAGAGCTACTGAACGAAATCAATCCATCTTTGGTCATCACTTTTTATCCAGGCTATGCGGTTCATCCTGATCATGATGCTTGTGGAGAAGCGGTTGTACGTGCGGTTAGGAGACTCCCTGAGGAAAAACGCCCTACCGTTCATGCTATTGCCATTACCAATGATCGTTTTGACGTGTTAGGGCAGCCTGATGTGATGTACCCTGTAGACCAATACATTGATCAAAAAATCAAGGCGATTCAAGCCCACCGCAGTCAATTTCACGAAGCAGCCGCTATCTTTGATCAGAAGATTAAAGAAGGCGATAAAGACGCTATCCAATGGCTTAGCTATGAGCGCTTCTGGACGTATCCACTATAG
- a CDS encoding DUF1806 family protein, with amino-acid sequence MKAIDKQVIQERLDRFQGVEAYIHLETTNGAYASHRFNMPNVGVFVRNAKVRVQQAKIQGAGSYRVGVQIETGWIYAEGITSYDEHKEQLLLYGFDDKGKLAVALQLSQQPFGEEAL; translated from the coding sequence TTGAAGGCCATAGATAAACAGGTTATTCAGGAACGGTTAGATCGCTTTCAAGGAGTGGAAGCGTATATCCATCTAGAAACAACGAATGGGGCATATGCCTCACATCGTTTTAACATGCCTAATGTAGGTGTATTTGTACGTAACGCAAAGGTTCGAGTCCAGCAAGCAAAAATTCAAGGTGCTGGAAGCTACAGAGTAGGGGTTCAAATTGAAACAGGCTGGATATATGCCGAAGGAATTACGTCCTATGATGAGCATAAAGAACAGCTCTTATTATATGGATTCGATGATAAAGGTAAGCTTGCTGTTGCTTTACAGCTTAGCCAGCAGCCTTTTGGAGAGGAGGCGTTATGA
- a CDS encoding aminopeptidase, with protein sequence MDFFEQNLEKYAALTVQTGANVQPGQTLIINAPLLAAPFVRKLAKEAYRVGAKNVHVEWNDEDLTLIKYQNAPDEAFEEYPMWKAKGYEEMAENGAAVISVYSPNPDLLKDVDAEKIAKANKTAALALQKYRSYMMADRIRWSLVSVPTPAWASKIFPDLPVEEAVEKLWETIYQVTRVNQENPIEEWKKHNATLSQKVEYLNKKQYKQLIFEGPGTHLTLDLPENHVWAGGGAVSQDGAAFNPNIPTEEVFTMPHKDGINGTVRSTKPLNYGGKLINNFTLTFENGKVVDFTAETEYETLKRLLDTDDGAKSLGEVALVPHQSPISQSNLIFYNTLFDENASCHLALGEAYPTNIKDGTSLSKEELQERGVNQSLIHEDFMIGSGELNIDGVTQDGQKEPIFRNGNWAL encoded by the coding sequence ATGGATTTTTTTGAGCAGAACTTAGAGAAGTATGCCGCATTAACCGTACAGACAGGGGCAAATGTACAGCCGGGTCAAACTCTAATTATAAACGCTCCTTTGTTAGCAGCCCCTTTTGTTAGAAAGCTGGCGAAGGAAGCATACAGAGTAGGAGCAAAAAACGTTCATGTAGAATGGAATGATGAGGATCTAACGCTCATTAAATATCAAAATGCTCCAGATGAAGCGTTTGAGGAATACCCGATGTGGAAGGCAAAGGGTTATGAGGAAATGGCAGAAAACGGGGCAGCAGTCATCAGTGTCTACTCCCCAAATCCAGACCTACTTAAGGATGTAGATGCTGAAAAAATTGCCAAGGCGAATAAGACCGCGGCATTGGCTCTGCAGAAATATCGCTCCTACATGATGGCTGATCGCATCCGCTGGAGTCTTGTTTCTGTGCCTACTCCAGCTTGGGCATCTAAAATCTTCCCTGATCTACCTGTTGAAGAAGCTGTCGAGAAGCTATGGGAAACGATCTATCAGGTGACACGTGTCAATCAGGAAAACCCAATTGAGGAATGGAAGAAGCATAATGCCACTCTTAGCCAAAAAGTAGAGTACCTAAATAAGAAGCAATATAAGCAGCTTATCTTTGAAGGACCAGGCACACATTTGACCCTTGACTTACCGGAGAATCATGTTTGGGCTGGAGGAGGAGCTGTGAGTCAGGATGGGGCAGCGTTTAACCCAAACATTCCTACAGAAGAAGTCTTCACAATGCCTCACAAGGACGGGATTAACGGAACGGTACGTAGTACAAAGCCTCTAAATTATGGAGGGAAACTCATAAACAACTTTACGCTTACATTTGAGAACGGTAAGGTTGTAGATTTCACAGCAGAAACAGAGTACGAGACTTTGAAGCGATTATTAGATACAGATGATGGGGCTAAGAGCTTAGGAGAGGTTGCCTTAGTGCCTCATCAATCTCCGATCTCCCAATCTAACTTGATTTTCTATAACACCCTTTTTGATGAAAATGCGTCCTGTCACCTAGCACTAGGAGAAGCATACCCAACAAATATTAAGGATGGCACATCTCTTTCTAAGGAAGAGCTTCAAGAGCGTGGAGTAAACCAGAGCTTAATCCATGAGGACTTTATGATTGGCTCAGGGGAGCTTAACATTGATGGTGTCACTCAAGATGGGCAAAAGGAGCCTATTTTCAGAAACGGAAATTGGGCGCTGTAA
- a CDS encoding FecCD family ABC transporter permease, translating to MSTPFRRYRTVRAKSNWFSFHIEKRPIWLMLGLLVGTLLLFVLALSVGSTWISPKLVLQTLLGQSSEFTFIIETLRLPRAIVALAAGAALGVSGAILQGVVRNPLASPGIIGITGGAGVAAVAFLVYFNASISIRFLPLSAVLGAALVALLIYVLAWKKGVSPIRLVLIGVGIQACMQALTIMMIMFSPMHLAGQAYIWLTGSVYGADWLDVSLLLPWIIIFIPLAWMSTRHLNLQELGDDTTTGLGSKLQLQRCILLAISVVLAGAAVSVAGTIGFVGLLAPHIARRLAGRSYGYVIPTAAFIGGLIVLAADIVGRTIYMPHDIPAGVFISGIGAPFFMYLLLKNKF from the coding sequence ATGAGTACACCTTTCAGACGCTATCGCACCGTTCGTGCAAAATCCAACTGGTTTTCCTTCCATATTGAAAAACGACCGATTTGGCTTATGTTGGGGCTTCTTGTGGGTACACTACTCCTTTTCGTGCTTGCCTTGTCCGTGGGAAGTACGTGGATTAGTCCAAAGCTTGTGCTTCAAACCCTCCTAGGGCAGAGCTCCGAATTCACCTTCATTATTGAAACATTACGCCTGCCACGGGCCATTGTTGCCCTTGCTGCTGGAGCAGCTTTAGGAGTATCTGGAGCTATTCTACAAGGAGTCGTTCGCAATCCACTGGCTTCCCCGGGTATTATTGGCATTACAGGTGGTGCTGGGGTTGCTGCTGTCGCCTTTCTTGTTTACTTTAACGCATCCATTAGCATTAGATTTCTCCCTTTATCTGCTGTTTTGGGAGCAGCCCTTGTCGCCTTACTGATTTATGTCTTGGCTTGGAAAAAGGGAGTAAGTCCGATTAGACTTGTCCTAATCGGAGTTGGTATTCAAGCATGTATGCAGGCATTGACAATCATGATGATCATGTTTAGCCCCATGCATCTAGCTGGACAGGCTTATATTTGGCTGACAGGAAGTGTGTACGGAGCAGATTGGCTAGATGTCTCTCTGTTGTTACCGTGGATTATCATATTTATTCCCCTTGCTTGGATGTCAACTAGACATCTAAACCTTCAGGAGCTTGGAGATGATACGACCACCGGTCTTGGAAGCAAGCTACAGCTTCAGCGCTGTATACTCCTAGCCATTAGTGTGGTCTTAGCAGGAGCGGCCGTTTCTGTTGCAGGTACGATAGGTTTCGTTGGACTTCTTGCCCCACATATCGCTAGAAGGTTGGCAGGAAGATCGTACGGTTACGTCATTCCTACAGCTGCGTTCATCGGAGGATTAATCGTCTTGGCTGCTGATATTGTCGGGAGAACGATTTATATGCCTCATGATATCCCTGCGGGAGTATTTATCTCTGGTATTGGAGCACCTTTCTTTATGTATTTACTGCTTAAAAACAAATTCTAA
- a CDS encoding FecCD family ABC transporter permease — MIHLLSKPSLKIVGLFFCLVLFLFSLALSLFIGKTPIPLHVTIEAIFQYDPTSTEHLIIMSSRVTRTIIAALVGGALAIAGLFMQALTRNPLAEPGIFGVNAGAVFFVVLFIFLFPARSLVEYMWAAFFGAGLAATMIYFLGSTGKAGLSPVKVVLAGAAVTAMFGSVTSGLLILNENGLQDVLFWMAGSVAGRTLDMVVPLLPFLLAALILGFFLTHHLNILTSGEDVAKGLGQNTVLIKALTVVVIVVLAGGAVAICGAIGFVGLIIPHIARYLVGTDHRWLLPYCALLGASLLLIADLGARLIVMPADMPIGVMTAILGTPFFIYIARKGFRS, encoded by the coding sequence ATGATTCACTTACTTTCAAAACCTTCATTAAAAATTGTAGGCTTGTTTTTTTGTTTAGTTTTGTTTCTTTTTTCACTAGCTTTGAGCTTATTTATTGGTAAAACTCCTATCCCTCTACATGTTACAATAGAGGCTATTTTTCAATATGATCCTACCTCTACAGAGCATTTAATCATTATGTCTTCAAGAGTAACTAGGACCATCATTGCTGCTCTAGTCGGTGGTGCATTGGCTATTGCTGGCTTATTTATGCAAGCCTTAACTAGAAACCCATTAGCAGAGCCAGGCATATTCGGAGTAAATGCTGGTGCTGTTTTTTTTGTCGTTTTATTTATTTTCCTTTTCCCCGCACGATCTCTAGTAGAGTATATGTGGGCGGCATTTTTTGGTGCTGGGTTAGCGGCTACTATGATTTATTTTCTAGGTTCAACAGGAAAAGCAGGCTTGTCCCCGGTAAAAGTCGTTCTAGCAGGAGCCGCAGTAACGGCGATGTTTGGCTCTGTGACCTCAGGCTTGCTCATCTTGAATGAGAATGGTCTACAGGATGTGTTGTTTTGGATGGCTGGATCTGTAGCTGGTCGAACGCTAGATATGGTAGTTCCTTTATTACCTTTCCTTTTAGCGGCGTTGATCTTAGGCTTCTTTTTGACTCATCATTTAAATATTTTAACGTCTGGTGAGGATGTAGCCAAAGGGCTAGGACAGAATACGGTCTTAATTAAGGCTTTAACCGTGGTGGTTATCGTTGTTTTGGCTGGAGGGGCAGTTGCTATCTGTGGTGCAATTGGTTTTGTCGGATTAATTATTCCTCATATTGCACGTTATTTAGTTGGAACGGATCATCGTTGGCTCCTACCTTACTGTGCACTACTAGGTGCTAGTCTCCTTTTAATTGCTGATTTAGGAGCTAGACTTATTGTAATGCCTGCAGATATGCCGATCGGTGTCATGACCGCTATACTAGGTACACCATTCTTCATTTACATTGCACGGAAGGGGTTTAGGTCCTAA
- a CDS encoding ABC transporter substrate-binding protein, giving the protein MKAHNATHTKSKLFILIAMLAACLFILAACGGNNEASSETSNESTPTEQSEATTEENEEEEVAATDTRDIEHALGTTPITGTPLKIVTLYQGANDAAAALGIEPVGAVESWSQLPMYDYLADSFTNTTFIGGETQPNLEELSKLQPDLIVATVARHEEIYGQLSQIAPTIMTESLSEWRETIEMMGEALNKQDEAQQIFAEWDERVADFKAKMSDQFPIEVTIANFRADHARVYITGFAGSVLKDLGFSRPENQRSDEFALMLSDKESIPEMEAETIFVFMDDHESVQENYKEWTSHPLWENLEAVKNNEVHRVDEIVWNLGGGYLAANLMLDNLYEFYGVEQ; this is encoded by the coding sequence ATGAAAGCACATAACGCTACTCACACTAAAAGTAAATTATTTATACTTATTGCTATGCTAGCAGCTTGTCTGTTCATTCTAGCTGCTTGCGGTGGAAATAATGAAGCATCATCTGAGACTTCAAACGAGAGCACTCCAACAGAGCAGTCTGAAGCAACTACTGAGGAGAATGAAGAGGAAGAAGTAGCAGCTACTGATACAAGAGACATCGAGCACGCTCTAGGCACTACACCAATTACAGGGACGCCCCTGAAGATTGTTACACTATATCAAGGAGCTAATGATGCGGCGGCAGCACTTGGTATTGAGCCGGTTGGAGCAGTAGAGTCCTGGTCTCAGCTACCGATGTATGATTATTTAGCTGATTCCTTCACCAATACGACATTTATTGGAGGAGAAACGCAGCCTAACCTTGAGGAATTATCTAAGCTTCAGCCTGATTTAATTGTCGCTACTGTTGCAAGACATGAGGAGATTTACGGACAATTGAGCCAAATCGCTCCGACAATTATGACAGAATCGCTTTCTGAATGGAGGGAAACGATCGAAATGATGGGCGAGGCTTTAAACAAACAGGATGAAGCCCAGCAGATTTTTGCTGAGTGGGATGAGCGTGTAGCTGACTTCAAAGCGAAAATGTCTGATCAATTTCCAATTGAAGTGACTATAGCAAACTTTAGAGCAGATCATGCTCGTGTTTATATCACTGGCTTTGCTGGTAGTGTATTAAAGGATCTAGGCTTTTCTCGTCCTGAAAACCAACGCTCCGATGAATTTGCTTTAATGCTATCAGATAAAGAAAGTATTCCTGAAATGGAAGCTGAAACGATCTTCGTTTTCATGGATGATCATGAAAGTGTTCAGGAAAATTATAAAGAGTGGACAAGTCATCCACTTTGGGAGAACCTTGAGGCGGTTAAAAACAACGAAGTACACCGTGTCGATGAAATCGTTTGGAACCTAGGTGGTGGATATCTAGCTGCGAATTTAATGCTAGATAATCTATATGAATTCTACGGTGTTGAACAATAG
- a CDS encoding S-layer homology domain-containing protein: MKRYLAGMLIFLLTFTLFHPAFGERVVTASSSTEIISVNESKTVEDYNGSLGFHEPDMSDLGIGNINAVGYEYDAGSPIVTESVIQFDLGAVNPNRTIEKAELILWQQSASATVNNAYLDIYGSSETGWREGTSMPPLDTLTLIDNVSPISAQENVELVSDVTNYIKSRVESGEPRTATFVFKGATGPEPGAQPGQERRVYLYSMAHSNPSYHPKLMITYGASEPPTGSLTIEGNGFTNTTEVNLTLSAIDPEQGQIEMNIYNEGQNLEHWEPFQETKEWVISSGDGSKKIDVQFRNESGSLSEVYSTTVILDTIKPTGNLRIPAEVSRNGVDFTNTASVRLEITGNDAYLDQMCLSNTDDACTSNGWVSFASEADWTLDYPGDGAKNAYVWLKDKAGNISDTLVSNTIILDGTAPLGSVSINGEDEDYTNSGQVTLTLTADDGEGIGEIEMQFSNDGQSWSEWEDFSPSKAWDLSAGNGQKTVHVKLRDRLNNERTITTNIYLDTTPPTGSITINNDETHTNNSQVSLALEADDNDGIGQIEMQLSNDEDTWSEDLWEDFLESKTWNLSDEVDGEKTVYLKLRDGLGNERTVSSNIYLDRVPPVVTGVIDGSYYNEDKEITYDEADVILATLNGDPFASGDTVSEEDSYEVLVRDRAGNETVVSFTIDKTAPWVDGVEDGYYYNEDKEITYDEADVILATLNGDPFASGDTVSKEGDHELVVRDRAGNETVVSFTIDKTAPWVVGVEDGYYYNEDKEITYDEADVILATLNGDPFASGVMVSEEDSYEVLVRDRAGNETVVSFTIDKTAPWVDGVEDGFYYNEDKVITYDEADVILATLNGDPFASGDTVSKEGDHELVVRDRAGNETVVSFTIDKTAPWVDGVEDGYYYNEDKVITYDEADVILATLNGDPFASGDTVSEENSYEVLVRDRAGNETVVSFTIDKTAPWVDGVEDGYYYNEDKVITYDEADVILATLNGDPFASGDTVSEEDSYEVLVRDRAGNETIKGFTIDKTPPTAGLAINGGAVYTPSLLVSIDIQAEDTGGSTKLYVRLSESLDSWDSPVNEWVEYGIGSEPIEIERPWSFQDNGISEKSVFMQIKDEAGNQNTAVISESIIYQTIPEPLFNTISGFEDEALRLRKDDFKYENEDQKAPYSLKILTLPSHGELTLDGEPVGVEQVIPWAELEQKELMFTPELDWNGITDLVWTVGNEYEYFGGHEILRMDLAPVNDPPVAENLSFSMLAGSILEGQLRATDVDNEPDELSFELVEHPEKGEIRNFDQTGTFEFVSSREDHGVVTFTYRAFDGELYSEEATVEIHISRYIIEPLPEPPPSINPPVPPKQRDVEEISVRAEGILTQAVSTQFSTLDGKKVLRISFNDRLLSQKMDVLEDTLRLIITGQIDTLEAELTTEHFELLHKHQLDLEIDTEEAVYRLPIQLLKLKELKNTFGLQGSDVRILLRAGKGSNEVQTTWQNYAQKEGYKALKPILNIQLFLVQNEQEYAINHLTGLVSGLVSIPFTVEAATTTAVLLLEDGSLLPLPTKWIKQANNSSHLTVISALLGNIGFVQTSTKSFKDMVGHWAQEEVEHLASLLILNGRDHEHFAPNDPVNRAEFTAISARGLGLWTDRQDARFTDVKDNVWYEAALQAVLAVGLIQGYGDQTFKPQQEITLEEASVIIARALEFIERDVSLSEQEVDTILQGYAYQADLKPWSRVAIALGMELGLLEGELFTMSPAEPITRAQLAVMFDRLLRLL, encoded by the coding sequence ATGAAGCGATATTTGGCCGGCATGCTTATTTTTCTTTTAACTTTCACTTTGTTTCATCCAGCTTTCGGGGAGAGAGTCGTGACCGCTAGTAGCAGCACGGAAATAATCTCTGTGAACGAAAGTAAGACAGTAGAAGATTACAATGGAAGCTTAGGCTTCCATGAGCCTGATATGTCTGACTTAGGTATAGGTAATATTAATGCTGTAGGTTATGAGTATGATGCTGGAAGCCCCATCGTTACAGAAAGTGTCATTCAATTTGATTTAGGAGCTGTAAATCCTAATAGAACGATTGAAAAAGCCGAGCTCATACTGTGGCAGCAAAGTGCAAGTGCAACTGTAAATAATGCCTATTTAGATATTTATGGCTCCAGTGAAACAGGCTGGAGAGAGGGGACTAGTATGCCTCCCTTAGACACTCTTACTCTAATTGATAATGTTTCTCCTATTAGCGCTCAGGAGAATGTTGAGTTAGTCTCTGATGTTACCAATTATATTAAAAGTAGGGTAGAAAGTGGAGAGCCTAGAACAGCTACATTTGTCTTTAAGGGTGCAACTGGACCTGAACCTGGAGCACAACCCGGTCAAGAAAGAAGAGTCTATTTGTATTCTATGGCTCATTCGAACCCGAGCTACCACCCAAAATTAATGATAACCTATGGGGCGAGCGAACCTCCGACAGGCTCACTAACAATTGAAGGAAATGGCTTTACGAATACAACTGAAGTGAATTTAACCTTGTCAGCAATAGATCCTGAGCAAGGTCAGATTGAGATGAATATTTACAATGAAGGACAAAATTTAGAACATTGGGAGCCATTCCAAGAGACGAAGGAATGGGTCATTTCTAGTGGTGATGGCTCTAAGAAAATTGATGTACAATTCAGAAATGAGAGTGGTTCACTGTCTGAGGTTTACTCCACAACGGTCATCCTAGACACTATTAAACCTACAGGAAATCTACGTATTCCTGCTGAAGTGTCAAGGAATGGAGTCGATTTCACTAATACAGCTTCTGTGAGATTAGAAATTACGGGAAATGATGCATACCTTGATCAAATGTGCCTCTCAAATACCGATGATGCATGTACTAGTAATGGGTGGGTATCCTTTGCTAGTGAAGCTGATTGGACGCTTGATTATCCGGGGGATGGGGCAAAAAACGCCTACGTGTGGCTAAAGGATAAAGCGGGCAATATTAGCGATACCCTAGTTAGCAATACTATTATTTTAGATGGTACAGCTCCCCTTGGAAGCGTAAGTATTAATGGTGAGGACGAGGATTATACAAATAGTGGGCAAGTAACATTAACTCTAACAGCAGATGATGGGGAGGGCATAGGCGAGATAGAAATGCAGTTCTCAAATGATGGTCAATCCTGGAGTGAGTGGGAGGATTTCTCTCCTTCAAAAGCTTGGGACTTGTCTGCTGGAAATGGGCAAAAAACAGTGCACGTAAAACTGCGAGATAGACTAAATAATGAACGAACGATTACTACAAATATTTACTTAGATACAACCCCTCCAACGGGAAGCATAACAATAAATAACGATGAAACACATACAAATAACTCGCAGGTTTCCCTTGCTTTGGAAGCAGATGACAATGACGGCATAGGTCAGATTGAAATGCAGCTTTCAAACGATGAGGATACATGGTCAGAGGATTTATGGGAGGACTTTTTAGAGTCCAAAACATGGAATCTTTCAGATGAGGTGGATGGGGAAAAGACTGTTTACCTTAAGCTCAGAGATGGCTTAGGCAATGAACGAACTGTTAGTAGTAACATTTATTTAGATCGGGTTCCTCCAGTGGTGACGGGTGTAATTGATGGCAGTTATTATAACGAAGATAAAGAAATAACGTATGATGAGGCCGATGTGATCCTGGCAACGTTGAATGGAGATCCATTCGCCAGTGGTGATACGGTCAGTGAAGAAGATAGCTACGAGGTACTAGTCAGGGACCGAGCAGGCAACGAAACGGTAGTAAGCTTTACGATCGATAAAACGGCTCCTTGGGTGGATGGAGTAGAAGATGGCTACTACTACAACGAAGATAAAGAAATAACGTATGATGAGGCCGATGTGATCCTAGCAACGTTGAATGGAGATCCATTCGCCAGTGGTGATACGGTAAGCAAAGAAGGTGACCACGAGCTGGTTGTTAGGGACCGAGCAGGCAACGAAACGGTAGTAAGCTTTACGATCGATAAAACGGCTCCTTGGGTGGTTGGAGTAGAGGATGGCTACTACTACAACGAAGATAAAGAAATAACGTATGATGAGGCCGATGTGATTCTGGCAACGTTGAATGGAGATCCATTCGCCAGTGGTGTTATGGTCAGTGAAGAAGATAGCTACGAGGTACTAGTCAGGGACCGAGCAGGCAACGAAACGGTAGTAAGCTTTACGATCGATAAAACAGCTCCTTGGGTGGATGGAGTAGAGGATGGCTTCTATTACAACGAAGATAAAGTAATAACGTATGATGAGGCCGATGTGATCCTAGCAACGTTGAATGGAGATCCATTCGCCAGTGGTGATACGGTAAGCAAAGAAGGTGACCACGAGCTGGTTGTTAGGGACCGAGCAGGCAACGAAACAGTAGTAAGCTTTACGATCGATAAAACGGCTCCTTGGGTGGATGGAGTAGAGGATGGTTACTACTACAACGAAGATAAAGTAATAACGTATGATGAGGCCGATGTGATCCTGGCAACGTTGAATGGAGATCCATTCGCCAGTGGTGATACGGTCAGTGAAGAAAATAGCTACGAGGTACTAGTCAGGGACCGAGCAGGCAACGAAACAGTAGTAAGCTTTACGATCGATAAAACGGCTCCTTGGGTGGATGGAGTAGAGGATGGTTACTACTACAACGAAGATAAAGTAATAACGTATGATGAGGCCGATGTGATCCTAGCAACGTTGAATGGAGATCCATTCGCCAGTGGTGATACGGTCAGTGAAGAAGATAGCTACGAGGTACTAGTCAGGGACCGCGCTGGCAACGAAACAATTAAAGGATTTACAATTGATAAAACTCCACCAACCGCAGGTCTAGCTATTAATGGTGGGGCAGTCTACACTCCTTCACTTCTAGTATCAATTGATATTCAAGCAGAAGATACTGGTGGTTCTACCAAACTATATGTCAGATTGAGTGAATCTCTAGATTCATGGGATAGCCCTGTCAATGAATGGGTCGAGTATGGAATAGGCTCAGAACCTATTGAGATTGAACGCCCATGGTCCTTTCAGGATAACGGGATCAGTGAAAAGAGTGTCTTTATGCAAATCAAAGATGAAGCAGGGAATCAGAATACGGCGGTTATTTCAGAGAGTATTATCTATCAAACAATTCCTGAGCCTTTATTTAATACCATTTCAGGCTTTGAAGATGAAGCTTTAAGATTACGCAAAGATGATTTTAAATACGAAAACGAGGACCAAAAAGCACCATACTCGCTTAAAATATTGACTCTACCAAGTCACGGAGAGCTTACTCTTGACGGTGAGCCGGTAGGTGTCGAGCAGGTCATACCGTGGGCTGAGTTAGAACAGAAAGAGTTGATGTTCACACCAGAGTTGGACTGGAACGGTATTACGGATCTTGTATGGACCGTTGGAAATGAATATGAATACTTTGGAGGGCATGAAATTCTAAGAATGGACCTTGCTCCTGTAAATGACCCACCTGTAGCAGAGAATTTGAGTTTTAGCATGTTAGCAGGCAGTATCCTTGAAGGGCAACTAAGAGCCACAGATGTAGACAACGAGCCGGATGAATTAAGCTTTGAGCTTGTAGAGCATCCGGAAAAAGGTGAGATTAGGAACTTTGATCAGACAGGTACATTTGAATTCGTATCAAGTCGAGAGGATCACGGAGTAGTGACATTTACGTATCGGGCGTTTGATGGTGAACTATACTCAGAGGAAGCAACGGTAGAAATTCATATATCAAGGTATATTATTGAGCCTCTGCCAGAGCCGCCTCCTTCCATTAATCCACCAGTACCGCCTAAACAAAGAGATGTAGAGGAAATAAGTGTCAGAGCAGAGGGGATTTTAACACAGGCAGTAAGTACCCAATTTTCCACACTAGATGGGAAGAAGGTCCTTAGAATTAGCTTTAATGATAGACTACTCTCTCAAAAAATGGATGTACTTGAGGATACCTTAAGGCTAATTATCACTGGTCAAATAGATACCCTAGAGGCAGAGTTAACAACGGAACATTTTGAGCTTTTGCACAAACACCAACTTGATCTGGAAATTGACACTGAAGAAGCTGTGTATCGACTCCCAATTCAGTTACTTAAACTTAAAGAGTTAAAAAATACGTTTGGACTTCAGGGTAGTGACGTCAGAATACTCCTTAGAGCAGGAAAAGGATCAAATGAGGTTCAAACTACATGGCAGAATTACGCTCAAAAGGAGGGGTATAAAGCCCTTAAACCTATTCTGAATATACAATTATTTCTAGTTCAGAACGAGCAGGAATATGCTATAAACCATCTTACTGGGTTAGTTTCGGGGCTTGTCTCTATTCCTTTCACGGTAGAGGCTGCAACTACGACTGCTGTTCTCCTTTTAGAGGACGGCTCCCTATTACCTCTGCCTACAAAATGGATTAAACAAGCCAATAATAGTAGCCATCTTACTGTTATTAGTGCGTTACTTGGAAATATTGGATTCGTTCAGACATCAACCAAGTCATTTAAAGATATGGTTGGACATTGGGCGCAAGAGGAGGTAGAGCACTTAGCCTCGCTACTCATTCTAAATGGTAGAGATCATGAACACTTCGCTCCAAACGATCCGGTTAATCGAGCTGAGTTTACGGCTATTTCAGCGAGAGGATTAGGGCTATGGACAGACCGTCAAGATGCAAGGTTTACTGATGTGAAAGACAACGTATGGTATGAAGCAGCGTTACAAGCTGTATTAGCCGTCGGGCTGATTCAAGGATATGGTGATCAAACTTTTAAACCACAGCAGGAAATAACCTTAGAGGAAGCAAGTGTTATTATTGCTCGTGCTTTGGAATTCATAGAACGTGATGTTTCATTGTCGGAGCAGGAAGTTGACACAATTCTGCAAGGTTATGCATATCAAGCCGATTTAAAGCCATGGTCTCGTGTGGCAATAGCTTTAGGTATGGAGTTAGGACTACTTGAAGGGGAGCTGTTTACTATGTCTCCTGCTGAACCAATAACAAGAGCCCAACTAGCTGTGATGTTTGATCGATTGCTGCGTCTGTTGTAA